From Ignavibacteriota bacterium:
ATCGTCTTTGTGAAGGTCAGGCCGGACTCCACACCCGTCATCATGATCGTTGCGACATAGTTGCCGCTCGACAGATTCGAGGCATCGAAGTTTGCCGTGTGTACGCCCGCATCAACGCGGCCGTCAACCAGCGTCGCGATTGTGCGACCGTACATGTCATTCACTGTGAGTGTCACCAGCGAGGCCTCCGGTGCGGTGTACCGGATCGACGTCGAAGGATTAAACGGATTCGGATAGTTCTGATCCATGTCGAAGGTCTCGCGCGAGAACGTGCCGGACTTCGGTGTTCCGTGCATCTTCATCCAGTTCAACTTCATCGCGATGTAATCGAAGTTGTTCACCGTACCGTTGCCGTCGGTGTCCATGTAACATCCCATCGCGGTTTGCCAGGGCACGGACGGCTGGCCGACCCACGTGTAATACGTGAACGGATTGGTTGGCTGGTCGGCGCGGTAGCGGGCAGGACCAGTCAGCCAGGTCGGGGACAGGTTTGCATCGAAGATGTACTTGTTCAACGACTTGCGGTCGCCGAAGTTTGTGATGCCGTCATTGTTCGCGTCGCCCGGATACACAAGGCACGGCGTCTTGCCGGCCGCGATAAGCATCAGCGAATTCGACGGGAGCGGCTTCGTGAGCGGCGTATTGCATGTGCTCAGCGAGGTCACCTGATAGTCCACGCGGTAGTAGCCCTCGGGGAGTGTCGACGGCAGCGTGATCGGTTGGATGCCGTCGAGCGGCGATCCGGCGGGTTTGTTCACGTTGAACGAGGTCGTCCATTCAGGCACGCTGGTCGAGCCGCCGATGCGGAAGAATTTCAGATCGAACGTGGTGCTGGTGGCTCCTGCAGGGAACTGCACCGAGTACTTGAAGTACATCGTCGATCCGGGATTCGTGTACGCCAGTGGATTACCCGCCTGGTCGGTCGCATCGATGGTGATCGCGTTCGCCGGAATGTTGCAGCCCTCGGCGTACCGCACCGCGCCGAACCATTTCCAGTTGGCGACAAAATTCCACGCAGGGACACCGCCGGCGGTGCTGCCGTACACGCCGTAGCCCACAACGTTTATCCTCAGTCGCGAATCCTGCCAGGTGTTCGGAACGGCGGAGCTGCTGCCGTTGGTCCATATCACACGACCGTCGTTGAACAGCACAAACGTCGCCTTCTCTCCCGGCGCAAGCACGAGATTGATATCAACCGGGATTTCTTCCAAGGCAACAAACGTGGGGCAGTTGGCAGCGAGGAAACCCGTTCCTGCGTGCGTCCATCCTGTATTCACCGCCGTTTTCGGACCCAGTCGATACCACACCTCGACATTACCGGCACCGATGTAACATATCGATGGGCTGATCCTGCAGATTTTTACGTAATCGATGGCCTCCACCTCGAACATTGCGCCCTCGTACCCGGTGGCGCTGCCTGTGTACTGGTACGCGGTCAACCGGTATGGACACGGCTGTGCCACAGATTTCTGCGGCATAGCCGAAAAAACAGACACTGCCGCCGCTATTACGATTGTTTTGACAACGTAACGTCGGTTCATACGACACCTCCTGGGTATGTATATAGAAAAATGCGGCTTGGAATTAAGGCGCATTCCAAACCGCATTAAAAGCGAATACGTGGCACTTGGATTAATGTGATGATAATCATCCTGATTTAGAAAGTCAAGTGCCTCCAGGTGATGCCGGCAATTTTTTGTCGATATTTTTTTGTGTTGATGCCGCTGATCGCGACACGATGCGCGACACGAGTCGATGTCACGTAAAAATGATCTGTCCGCCCGCCGCTCGTTCGTAGAACTGGCCTACCGAGATGATGTCGTCGACCATGGGACAGAAGTCTTGCTTTGTGAGATGGAACATGTCGACCGAGGCCTTGCATGCGTAGATGCCCGCGCCCGCGTCATGAATCATCTCGAGGAATTCACGCACGGGTGGAATGTCGATTTTCTCCATTTCCTTTTTCATCATACCCGTGGCGAAGGCCGACATGCCCGGGAGCATGCCCAGCATCGTGGGCATATGCATGCCGGGATTTCCGACGGTCGCGACCTTGATCTTGTCCATCCTCTTGTCGATGATGGCGTCCATCCCGAAGAAGGTGAAAAAGAGGTCGGCCTCGATGCCTTCCATGCGCGCGCCGTTGGCCATGATGAGACCCGGATACACGCCGTCGAGCGAGCCGCGGGACACGATGATCGATACTTTTTCGAACGGTTCTGCCATGACGGATTCTCCTTCTCAGATGCAGCCCTTCGGTTTCGGAAGACCG
This genomic window contains:
- a CDS encoding DsrE/DsrF/DrsH-like family protein; translated protein: MAEPFEKVSIIVSRGSLDGVYPGLIMANGARMEGIEADLFFTFFGMDAIIDKRMDKIKVATVGNPGMHMPTMLGMLPGMSAFATGMMKKEMEKIDIPPVREFLEMIHDAGAGIYACKASVDMFHLTKQDFCPMVDDIISVGQFYERAAGGQIIFT
- a CDS encoding T9SS type A sorting domain-containing protein codes for the protein MNRRYVVKTIVIAAAVSVFSAMPQKSVAQPCPYRLTAYQYTGSATGYEGAMFEVEAIDYVKICRISPSICYIGAGNVEVWYRLGPKTAVNTGWTHAGTGFLAANCPTFVALEEIPVDINLVLAPGEKATFVLFNDGRVIWTNGSSSAVPNTWQDSRLRINVVGYGVYGSTAGGVPAWNFVANWKWFGAVRYAEGCNIPANAITIDATDQAGNPLAYTNPGSTMYFKYSVQFPAGATSTTFDLKFFRIGGSTSVPEWTTSFNVNKPAGSPLDGIQPITLPSTLPEGYYRVDYQVTSLSTCNTPLTKPLPSNSLMLIAAGKTPCLVYPGDANNDGITNFGDRKSLNKYIFDANLSPTWLTGPARYRADQPTNPFTYYTWVGQPSVPWQTAMGCYMDTDGNGTVNNFDYIAMKLNWMKMHGTPKSGTFSRETFDMDQNYPNPFNPSTSIRYTAPEASLVTLTVNDMYGRTIATLVDGRVDAGVHTANFDASNLSSGNYVATIMMTGVESGLTFTKTIKMALAK